One genomic window of Coffea eugenioides isolate CCC68of chromosome 1, Ceug_1.0, whole genome shotgun sequence includes the following:
- the LOC113750908 gene encoding methyl-CpG-binding domain-containing protein 11-like produces the protein MEAEKTPDKSNQDDVVAIELPAPSGWTKKFTPKPRKSEVVFISPTGEEIKSKKQLEQYLKSHAGGPSILEFDWGTGDTPRRSARLSEKSKATESPGSGTPKKKQKSSSKKGAETKDANEEGETVDKHEDVGEVKESAEVGADAKVAGEDDGEVITGEASPDKDETKEAEQKADAEMVTKEQEQGEDKVAELKGEENTVNVNMDEGENQEAANISSAGKDEDAESKQLASKGLEDSNKEAESATSEPKVPSQSMPSENPSVQESDLGGDSTSKVSDTKVEEPTGGSVELKDQSNAEAPVGKVAMEEAAAASNDNSKKDEAVVSMEEASAANQGFSN, from the exons ATGGAGGCCGAGAAAACTCCGGATAAGAGCAACCAGGACGACGTCGTCGCCATCGAACTCCCGGCTCCTTCTGGCTGGACTAAAAAG TTCACTCCAAAGCCGAGGAAGAGTGAGGTAGTTTTCATCTCACCCACCGGGGAAGAAATTAAGAGCAAGAAGCAACTGGAGCAATATCTCAAGTCTCATGCTGGAGGCCCTTCTATCTTGGAATTTGACTGGGGAACAG GTGACACCCCTAGACGTTCTGCTCGGTTGAGTGAAAAATCGAAGGCAACAGAGTCTCCTGGGAGTGGGACTCCTAAGAAAAAGCAGAAGTCCAGTTCAAAGAAGGGAGCTGAGACAAAAGATGCAAATGAAGAAGGTGAAACTGTTGATAAGCATGAAGATGTTGGAGAAGTTAAAGAAAGTGCAGAAGTTGGGGCAGATGCAAAGGTTGCCGGAGAAGATGATGGAGAGGTTATCACTGGCGAGGCTTCTCCTGACAAAGATGAGACTAAGGAAGCTGAACAAAAAGCGGATGCTGAGATGGTGACCAAGGAACAGGAACAAGGTGAAGATAAGGTGGCAGAACTGAAAGGTGAGGAAAATACTGTGAACGTAAACATGGATGAAGGGGAGAACCAGGAAGCTGCAAACATTTCTTCTGCTGGAAAAGATGAAGATGCTGAGAGTAAACAACTGGCGTCAAAAGGGCTCGAGGACTCTAACAAGGAAGCTGAAAGTGCAACTAGTGAGCCCAAGGTTCCATCACAATCAATGCCCAGTGAGAATCCATCCGTGCAGGAGTCAGATTTAGGAGGAGATTCAACATCTAAGGTTTCTGATACCAAGGTGGAGGAACCTACTGGTGGCAGTGTCGAACTGAAGGACCAATCCAATGCAGAGGCTCCTGTTGGGAAGGTTGCAATGGAAGAAGCAGCTGCTGCAAGTAATGACAATTCAAAGAAAGATGAAGCTGTTGTATCGATGGAAGAAGCTAGCGCAGCAAATCAAGGATTTTCAAATTGA
- the LOC113779404 gene encoding E3 ubiquitin-protein ligase PUB23-like: MDEIEIPSHFLCPISMQLMRDPVIVATGMTYDRESIEKWLFTCKNSTCPMTKQELQSTDLTPNHNLRRLIQAWCTLNSSNGIERIPTPKPPVEKSQILKLINEAKNSTNTQIKCLQRLRSISEGSQSNRKSLEAAGAVEFLASIIEKNDEACDEALNLLYHLDASDADLKKLMSDDGNFAETLMPVLKCGSCQSRAYAIMMLKSAFRMADPVQLMTAKPEIFIEIVHILKDQISQQASKAALKLLMDLCPWGRNRIKAIEAGAVLVLIELLLDSSERRASELILTLLDQLCRTADGRAELLKHGAGLAIVSKKIFRVSQVASDRAVRILFSICKYSPTSRVLQEMLQVGVVAKLCLVLQVENNQKTIARAKEILYLHARIWKDSPCIPPSLLSSYPA, translated from the coding sequence ATGGATGAAATTGAAATCCCCTCACATTTTCTTTGTCCAATTTCTATGCAACTAATGAGAGATCCAGTTATAGTTGCAACTGGAATGACATACGATAGAGAGAGCATAGAAAAATGGTTGTTTACTTGCAAAAATTCCACTTGTCCAATGACAAAACAAGAGCTACAAAGCACAGATCTTACTCCAAATCATAATCTTCGACGGTTGATTCAGGCATGGTGCACCCTCAATTCTTCCAACGGGATTGAGCGGATTCCAACTCCAAAGCCACCAGTTGAGAAATCCCAGATTTTGAAGCTCATCAATGAAGCCAAGAATTCAACAAATACTCAGATCAAATGCTTGCAAAGGCTCAGATCCATTTCTGAAGGAAGTCAAAGTAACAGAAAGAGCTTGGAGGCTGCTGGTGCTGTTGAATTCCTAGCTTCAATAATCGAGAAAAATGATGAAGCATGTGATGAAGCATTGAATCTTCTATATCATCTTGATGCATCAGATGCAGATTTGAAGAAACTCATGAGTGATGATGGCAATTTTGCGGAGACATTAATGCCAGTCTTGAAATGTGGAAGTTGCCAATCTCGAGCTTATGCAATAATGATGCTGAAGTCTGCTTTCAGGATGGCAGATCCGGTGCAATTGATGACTGCTAAACCTGAGATTTTCATCGAAATAGTCCACATTTTGAAGGATCAAATCTCACAACAAGCTTCGAAGGCTGCATTGAAGCTCCTTATGGATCTTTGTCCATGGGGAAGAAATCGAATAAAGGCAATCGAGGCGGGGGCAGTTTTAGTCCTGATTGAGCTACTTCTTGATTCATCAGAAAGAAGGGCTAGTGAACTTATACTAACTCTGTTGGATCAGCTTTGCAGAACTGCAGATGGACGAGCAGAATTGCTGAAGCATGGGGCCGGATTAGCTATAGTTTCCAAGAAAATCTTTAGGGTTTCTCAAGTCGCAAGTGATAGAGCTGTGAGAATACTTTTTTCAATCTGCAAGTATTCTCCAACTTCTAGGGTTCTTCAAGAAATGTTGCAAGTTGGAGTTGTTGCAAAGTTGTGCCTTGTCCTTCAAGTGGAGAACAATCAGAAGACAATTGCGAGAGCCAAGGAAATC